Proteins from a genomic interval of Dendropsophus ebraccatus isolate aDenEbr1 chromosome 6, aDenEbr1.pat, whole genome shotgun sequence:
- the SAMD7 gene encoding sterile alpha motif domain-containing protein 7: MSMISDQANLEGKHLYQLTGCIPTAELRQKQEIMMRNQMMSVNPQVVVPVQQRMPVIPTQFDSRLLDRGELLPSNDLIIPNDTRQMHLASHFGSSVPGHSSVLSNRPFSTPGYSNFLHTEPLDFVARRQELLQKQNMNRMDMEINAMYHQREMEKSHRKSFVDIDTPFLYHGMPSNQVAFRGRQMCPEGQLPSDLFVHRNALDILHGSTILKTSPYAPINSLQRERARRPGRRTGNSKLTENNMGMPKIPTENKPQSSPSATEEEKEEKKEDDTEALNRGIQGKVNPESATGKTVMETQDNQEKTSNPIPSMSNRGRTVADKELTNPGPTFEDRYIYQSPVHLSTSPFSFPVTMNPSLLSEGHSLFLNREEIPTLQDIHKWSSQDVYNFVSNLPGCSTYAQVFKDHDIDGLTLPLLTEDHLLDTMGLKLGPALKIRAQICCRLGNIFHMTSLPLPGPVSSAAPVPSDQPPEVISPTTCGTSNTAAPSPCAHDSETIRAADIAAAENKENPCDLSSAQTDFSVNLLKV, encoded by the exons AACTACGACAAAAGCAAGAAATTATGATGAGAAATCAGATGATGTCTGTCAACCCTCAAGTTGTTGTGCCAGTCCAGCAAAGGATGCCAGTTATCCCAACACAGTTTGACTCAAGGCTTTTAGACAG aGGAGAATTGTTACCTTCAAATGATCTGATCATTCCTAATGACACAAGACAAATGCATCTGGCCTCCCACTTTGGATCATCAGTTCCTGGCCATTCAAGTGTCTTGTCCAACAGACCTTTCTCGACTCCAG GTTACAGCAACTTCTTACACACAGAACCTTTGGATTTTGTGGCCAGGAGACAGGAATTATTACAGAAACAAAACATGAACAG GATGGATATGGAAATTAATGCAATGTATCACCAGAGAGAGATGGAAAAATCTCACAGAAAAAGTTTTGTCGACATAGACACACCATTTCTCTACCATGGAATGCCATCCAACCAGGTAGCCTTCAGAGGTCGGCAGATGTGTCCAGAAGGCCAGCTTCCTTCAGATTTGTTTGTCCATCGCAATGCCTTGGACATCCTTCATGGTAGCACAATTTTAAAGACCAGTCCATATGCTCCAATAAATAGTTTGCAAAGAGAAAGGGCACGTAGACCAGGAAGAAGAACTGGCAATTCAAAACTTACGGAGAACAACATGGGTATGCCCAAGATCCCAACAGAAAATAAACCCCAGTCTTCACCTTCTGCTACTGAAgaggaaaaagaggagaaaaaagaaGATGATACAGAGGCACTTAACAGAGGTATCCAAGGAAAAGTAAATCCCGAGTCTGCAACAGGCAAGACTGTGATGGAAACCCAAGACAACCAGGAGAAGACAAGTAATCCAATTCCTTCTATGTCCAACAGAGGCCGGACTGTGGCCGACAAAGAACTTACCAATCCAGGACCAACATTTGAAGACAGATATATTTACCAGTCTCCAGTTCACCTGTCAACAAGTCCATTCAGTTTTCCAGTAACAATGAATCCTTCGCTTCTTTCAG AAGGACATAGCCTTTTTCTGAATAGAGAAGAGATTCCCACTCTTCAGGATATCCACAAATGGTCTTCTCAGGATGTCTATAACTTTGTGTCCAACCTGCCTGGCTGTTCCACTTATgcacag GTTTTTAAAGACCATGATATTGATGGACTAACCCTCCCCTTACTGACTGAGGACCATCTCTTGGACACAATGGGGCTGAAGCTTGGACCTGCTCTCAAAATTCGTGCACAG ATCTGCTGCCGCCTGGGCAACATATTTCACATGACAAGCTTGCCATTACCTGGTCCTGTGTCATCGGCAGCTCCAGTGCCTTCAGACCAACCACCAGAAGTGATATCTCCTACCACGTGTGGCACCAGTAACACGGCTGCACCCAGTCCATGTGCTCATGACTCTGAGACTATAAGAGCCGCAGATATCGCAGCTGCTGAAAACAAAGAAAATCCTTGTGATTTGTCATCTGCACAAACCGATTTCTCTGTCAATTTGCTAAAAGTCTAA